One genomic region from Drosophila busckii strain San Diego stock center, stock number 13000-0081.31 chromosome 3R, ASM1175060v1, whole genome shotgun sequence encodes:
- the LOC108604220 gene encoding indole-3-acetaldehyde oxidase gives MSGSITINGDSYEVNLATLPADISLNTFIREHAGLTGTKFMCQEGGCGVCVCALSGIHPVTGELCTWAVNSCLTLLNTCLGLEVTTTEGLGNKRKGYHAIQQRLTKMNGTQCGYCSPGFVMNMYALLKSTGGKVTMAEVENSFGGNICRCTGYRPILDAMKSFAVDSNIQVPAECADIEDLSNKTCPKTGELCAGSCKKQPKNVQLYSDGSRWYWPQTISTLFEALQQAEKEQLPYMLVAGNTAHGIYRRSADIKAFIDVRAVGELRGYSLKDNALSLGGNLSLTETMDICRKFEKTAGFEYLSQVWLHLDWIANVPVRNAGTLAGNLSIKHAHPEFPSDVYIVMEALNAKVIVQESASKQEAISLDSYLKLNMQGKLIRGFILPAYSKEEFIFDSYKIMPRAQNAHAYVNAGFLVEMDANSQVKSARVCFGGIRPDFVHASSIEKLLIGSNPFENSLLERAFSNLESILQPDEVLPDASPAYRRKLACGLFYKFLLKAATQRQKTVAKKHETGGLLLQRPVSSGKQSFETFSQHYPVTKPTDKHEGLIQCAGEATYANDLPTQHNQLWAAFVTAKRIGAVVTKVDISAAMALDGVVAYLDAKDIPGPNDVTAATKDAFFFPMPQQLFATGRIQFYQQPIGMILATSNALANRAAELVDLSYEGGAEQVLPSMKHVLASAASGDRIKQPVKSLIDVLDLKEDFQISSSGQLDMGLQYHYFLEPHTTVAIPFEGGLQVYAATQWMDLTQDVISKMLNLKNNEVQVKTRRIGGGYGGKGECGNLVATAAALAAQKLRRTVRFVQSLESIMTSTGKRWAFHLDYDFFAKSNGRIVGINSRFYEDAGYMEKMSPMGHTTMLSKNCYEFSDNFKLDGYMVMSDSPSSTSCRAPGSVEGVALIENIIEHIAFEADLDPADVRYANLLPQHKMGEMMPRFLENTLYKERRAEILSFNKEHRWRKRGLGLSILEYQMGYFGQFPATVAIYHGDGTVVVAHGGIEMGQGMNTKIAQVAAHILEIPLDQIRIEASDTINGANSMVTGGSIGSEAVCYAVRKACETLNLRLAPVKEEIKPANWQQLINEAYNRKVNLIASDQCKQDDMEPYSVCALSLTEVEMDVLTGNYLITRVDLLEDTGESLNPNVDIGQIEGAFMMGLGYWTSEQIVVDPVTGECLTNRTWNYKPPGAKDIPIDFRIELLPKSPNKAGFMRSKATGEPAICTAVSVAFALQQALQAARDDAGVPKSWVTLNAPMTPELLVLHAGTEASQLRLS, from the exons ATGTCTGGAAGTATAACTATAAATGGTGATAGCTATGAAG ttaactTGGCAACTCTACCGGCCGACATAAGCTTGAATACTTTTATACGAGAGCATGCTGGACTTACGGGCACCAAATTCATGTGCCAAGAAGGCGGTTGCGGTGTCTGCGTCTGCGCCTTGAGCGGCATTCATCCGGTGACCGGCGAGCTTTGCACCTGGGCGGTCAACTCTTGCCTAACACTCCTCAATACCTGTTTGGGATTAGAAGTAACCACCACGGAGGGATTGGGTAACAAGCGCAAGGGCTATCATGCGATCCAGCAACGCCTCACCAAGATGAACGGCACCCAATGCGGCTACTGCTCGCCGGGATTCGTTATGAATATGTATGCACTGCTTAAGTCTACGGGCGGCAAGGTGACAATGGCCGAGGTGGAGAATTCGTTTGGCGGCAACATCTGTCGCTGCACCGGCTACCGGCCCATACTGGACGCCATGAAGTCCTTCGCCGTGGACAGCAACATCCAAGTGCCGGCGGAATGTGCAGATATCGAGGACTTAAGCAATAAAACGTGCCCCAAGACCGGTGAACTTTGTGCTGGCAGCTGCAAGAAGCAGCCGAAGAATGTTCAACTCTATTCCGATGGCAGTCGCTGGTATTGGCCACAGACAATATCTACGCTCTTTGAGGCACTCCAGCAGGCTGAAAAAGAGCAGCTGCCTTACATGCTTGTAGCTGGCAATACGGCTCATGGCATTTACAGACGCAGTGCGGATATTAAGGCCTTTATCGATGTGCGTGCTGTGGGGGAGTTGAGAGGCTACAGCTTGAAGGATAATGCCTTGTCTTTGGGCGGTAACCTGAGTCTCACTGAGACCATGGACATATGTCGCAAGTTCGAGAAGACTGCTGGCTTTGAGTATCTATCACAGGTGTGGTTGCACCTGGACTGGATTGCCAATGTGCCAGTACGCAAT GCGGGCACCTTGGCAGGCAACTTGTCGATCAAGCATGCACATCCCGAGTTCCCCTCAGATGTCTACATTGTGATGGAGGCTTTGAATGCAAAGGTGATCGTTCAAGAGTCGGCATCAAAGCAGGAAGCCATCAGCTTAGACAGCTATTTGAAACTCAACATGCAGGGCAAGCTTATTCGTGGATTTATTCTTCCAGCTTATTCCAAGGAGGAATTCATTTTCGATTCCTATAAG aTCATGCCACGTGCTCAGAATGCTCACGCCTATGTCAACGCTGGATTCCTGGTCGAGATGGATGCCAACTCTCAGGTGAAAAGTGCCCGCGTTTGCTTTGGTGGTATTCGACCGGACTTTGTGCACGCATCTTCTATTGAGAAGCTGCTGATTGGCAGCAATCCCTTTGAGAATTCTTTGCTAGAGCGGGCTTTTAGCAATCTGGAATCCATTCTTCAGCCTGATGAAGTGCTACCTGACGCTTCGCCTGCCTATAGACGCAAGCTGGCCTGCGGCTTGTTCTACAAGTTCCTTCTGAAGGCGGCGACTCAACGTCAAAAGACAGTCGCGAAGAAGCATGAAACGGGAGGTCTGCTGCTACAACGTCCAGTTTCTAGTGGAAAGCAGAGCTTTGAGACATTTTCACAGCATTACCCGGTGACGAAACCAACGGATAAGCACGAGGGTCTCATTCAATGTGCTGGTGAGGCTACTTATGCCAACGATCTTCCCACGCAACACAATCAGCTGTGGGCAGCGTTTGTGACTGCGAAACGAATTGGTGCAGTGGTCACCAAAGTGGACATATCGGCTGCTATGGCTCTGGATGGTGTGGTGGCATATTTGGATGCAAAGGATATACCTGGACCCAACGATGTGACTGCTGCGACAAAAGACGCCTTCTTTTTTCCCATGCCtcaacaattgtttgccaCGGGTCGTATTCAGTTCTACCAGCAGCCAATCGGTATGATACTAGCCACTTCGAACGCTCTGGCGAATCGTGCTGCGGAATTGGTAGACCTGAGCTACGAGGGAGGTGCAGAGCAGGTGCTGCCCAGCATGAAGCATGTCTTGGCATCAGCTGCCTCTGGCGACCGCATCAAGCAACCGGTAAAGTCATTGATCGATGTTTTGGACTTAAAGGAAGATTTTCAGATATCGTCCAGTGGTCAGTTGGATATGGGCTTGCAGTATCATTACTTCCTGGAGCCGCATACGACAGTAGCGATACCTTTTGAGGGTGGACTGCAAGTGTATGCAGCCACTCAGTGGATGGACTTGACGCAGGATGTTATATCTAAAATGCTCAACTTGAAGAATAACGAGGTGCAGGTGAAGACGCGACGCATTGGCGGCGGATATGGCGGCAAGGGTGAATGTGGCAATCTAGTTGCAACAGCCGCTGCATTAGCCGCTCAGAAGCTGCGACGAACAGTGCGCTTTGTGCAGTCGTTGGAATCTATTATGACTTCGACGGGCAAACGCTGGGCTTTCCATTTGGACTATGACTTCTTTGCCAAGTCGAATGGCAGAATTGTGGGCATAAACAGTCGATTCTATGAGGATGCGGGTTATATGGAGAAAATGTCGCCAATGGGTCATACCACAATGTTGTCCAAGAACTGTTACGAGTTCAGCGATAACTTTAAGCTTGATGGCTACATGGTAATGTCGGATTCACCAAGCAGCACCTCCTGTCGTGCTCCAGGCTCTGTAGAGGGAGTTGCTTTGATCGAAAACATAATAGAGCATATTGCCTTTGAAGCTGACCTTGATCCGGCGGATGTGCGCTATGCAAATTTGCTGCCGCAGCACAAAATGGGTGAGATGATGCCCAGATTCTTAGAGAACACGTTATATAAAGAACGCCGCGCTGAGATCTTGAGCTTTAACAAGGAACATCGCTGGCGCAAGCGCGGCCTGGGCTTGTCTATATTGGAATATCAAATGGGTTACTTTGGACAGTTTCCAGCTACGGTCGCTATTTATCATGGCGACGGTACTGTTGTCGTTGCCCATGGGGGCATTGAAATGGGTCAAG GCATGAACACCAAGATTGCTCAAGTAGCTGCCCATATACTGGAGATTCCATTGGATCAGATACGCATAGAGGCAAGTGATACCATCAATGGTGCCAACTCAATGGTCACTGGGGGCTCCATAGGCAGCGAGGCGGTTTGCTATGCTGTGCGCAAGGCCTGCGAAACACTGAACCTACGCCTGGCGCCTGTCAAAGAGGAAATTAAACCTGCGAACTGGCAGCAACTCATCAATGAGGCTTATAATCGCAAGGTGAATTTGATAGCCAGTGATCAGTGCAAGCAAGACGACATGGAACCATactctgtgtgtgctttgtcCTTGACGGAGGTTGAAATGGATGTGCTAACAGGCAACTATCTGATCACGCGCGTGGATTTATTGGAGGATACTGGCGAGAGCTTGAACCCCAATGTGGATATTGGTCAGATCGAGGGAGCTTTCATGATGGGCTTGGGATACTGGACAAGTGAACAGATTGTCGTTGATCCTGTCACAGGCGAATGCCTTACGAATCGCACTTGGAACTACAAGCCACCTGGTGCCAAGGATATACCCATTGATTTCCGCATCGAGCTGCTGCCTAAGAGCCCCAACAAGGCGGGCTTCATGAGATCCAAGG CTACTGGAGAGCCCGCCATTTGCACGGCCGTTTCGGTGGCGTTTGCCTTGCAGCAAGCGCTACAGGCGGCGCGTGACGACGCTGGTGTACCCAAGTCCTGGGTAACGCTGAATGCGCCAATGACACCcgagctgctggtgctgcatgCTGGCACAGAGGCCAGTCAGCTTAGGTTAAGCTAA
- the LOC108604256 gene encoding xanthine dehydrogenase has translation MAVESVIIEDSVTSREDAERTSAANIRDVVKFASGRIYLSQVWLHLDWIANVPVRNAGTLAGNLSIKHAHPEFPSDVYIVMEALNAKVIVQESASKQEAISLDSYLKLNMQGKLIRGFILPAYSKEEFIFDSYKILPRAQNVHAYVNAGFLIEWHDANSQVKSARVCFGGIRPDFVHASSIEKLLIGSNPFENSLLERAFSNLESILQPDEVLPDASPAYRRKLACGLFYKFLLKAATQRQKTVAKKHETGGLLLQRPVSSGKQSFETFSQHYPVTKPTDKHEGLIQCAGEATYANDLPTQHNQLWAAFVTAKRIGAVVTKVDISAAMALDGVVAYLDAKDIPGPNDVAPATKDPHFFPTEQQLFATGPIKFYGQPIGMLLATSNSLANRAVELVEVSYKGGAEQVLPSMKHVLAAAASGDRIKHTIKSLISNLDLKEEHEVSSSGQLDMGLQYHYFMEPHTTVVVPFEGGLQVYCATQWMDLTQDIISKMLKLRNNEVQVKTRRIGGGYGGKAECSSMAATAAALAAFKLNRPVRFVQSLESIMTSLGKRWAFHLDYDFFVKSNGRIVGINSRFYEDAGFMQKLCPLGHTQLLSKNCYEFSDNYKLDGYVVCSDSPSSTACRAPGSVEGIALIENIIEHIAFETGVDPADVRYANMLPAHKMGEMMPRFLTSTHYKQRRAEIMNHNIEHRWHKRGLGLCIMEYQIGYFGQYPATVAIYHGDGTVVIAHGGIEMGQGMNTKIAQVVAHTLEIPLDQIRIEASDTINGANSMVTGGAVGSEMLCFAVRKSCETLNSRLAPLKEEIKPESWQQLINEAYNRKINLIANEQCIQQDMEPYSVCGLALTEVELDVLTGNYMVKRVDLLEDTGESLNPNVDIGQIEGAFIMGLGYWTSEQIVVDPVTGECLTNRTWNYKPPGAKDIPIDFRIELLPKSPNKAGFMRSKATGEPAICLSVSVAFALQQALQAARDDAGVPKSWVTLNAPMTPELMVLHAGTKASELRLS, from the exons ATGGCTGTGGAGAGTGTAATTATAGAAGATTCTGTGACGAGTCGCGAAGACGCGGAGAGAACGAGCGCGGCGAATATAAGAGACGT CGTGAAGTTTGCATCTGGACGGATATATCTATCACAGGTGTGGTTGCACCTGGACTGGATTGCCAATGTGCCAGTACGCAAT GCGGGCACCTTGGCAGGCAACTTGTCGATCAAGCATGCACATCCCGAGTTCCCCTCAGATGTCTACATTGTGATGGAGGCTTTGAATGCAAAGGTGATCGTTCAAGAGTCGGCATCAAAGCAGGAAGCCATCAGCTTAGACAGCTATTTGAAACTCAACATGCAGGGCAAGCTTATTCGTGGATTTATTCTTCCAGCTTATTCCAAGGAGGAATTCATTTTCGATTCCTATAAG ATACTGCCGCGTGCTCAGAACGTACATGCCTATGTCAACGCTGGATTTTTGATAGAATGGCATGATGCCAACTCTCAGGTGAAAAGTGCCCGCGTTTGCTTTGGTGGTATTCGACCGGACTTTGTGCACGCATCTTCTATTGAGAAGCTGCTGATTGGCAGCAATCCCTTTGAGAATTCTTTGCTAGAGCGGGCTTTTAGCAATCTGGAATCCATTCTTCAGCCTGATGAAGTGCTACCTGACGCTTCGCCTGCCTATAGACGCAAGCTGGCCTGCGGCTTGTTCTACAAGTTCCTTCTGAAGGCGGCGACTCAACGTCAAAAGACAGTCGCGAAGAAGCATGAAACGGGAGGTCTGCTGCTACAACGTCCAGTTTCTAGTGGAAAGCAGAGCTTTGAGACATTTTCACAGCATTACCCGGTGACGAAACCAACGGATAAGCACGAGGGTCTCATTCAATGTGCTGGTGAGGCTACTTATGCCAACGATCTTCCCACGCAACACAATCAGCTGTGGGCAGCGTTTGTGACTGCGAAACGAATTGGTGCAGTGGTCACCAAAGTGGACATATCGGCTGCTATGGCTCTGGATGGTGTGGTGGCATATTTGGACGCAAAGGATATACCTGGACCCAACGATGTGGCGCCTGCTACAAAGGATCCGCACTTCTTTCCAACggagcaacaattgtttgctaCGGGACCTATAAAGTTCTATGGCCAGCCAATTGGAATGTTGTTAGCCACATCAAATTCTTTGGCTAATCGTGCAGTGGAGTTGGTTGAAGTAAGCTACAAAGGGGGAGCGGAGCAAGTGTTGCCCAGCATGAAACATGTGCTAGCTGCGGCTGCCTCTGGCGACCGCATCAAACATACTATCAAGTCACTTATCAGCAACTTGGACTTAAAAGAAGAACACGAGGTGTCCTCAAGCGGACAACTGGATATGGGCTTGCAATATCATTATTTTATGGAACCCCACACGACTGTTGTGGTGCCCTTTGAAGGTGGACTTCAGGTTTACTGCGCTACGCAGTGGATGGACTTGACACAAGATATCATTTCGAAAATGCTAAAACTGAGAAACAATGAGGTGCAGGTGAAGACGCGTCGAATTGGTGGCGGGTATGGTGGTAAGGCCGAGTGTTCTAGCATGGCAGCTACGGCGGCTGCCTTGGCAGCTTTTAAGCTTAATCGACCCGTGCGCTTCGTGCAATCGTTGGAGTCCATAATGACCTCATTGGGAAAACGTTGGGCTTTTCATTTGGACTACGACTTCTTCGTTAAGTCAAATGGCAGAATTGTGGGCATAAACAGTCGCTTCTATGAGGATGCAGGTTTCATGCAAAAACTTTGTCCGCTTGGCCATACCCAGCTGTTGTCCAAGAACTGCTATGAGTTTAGTGATAACTATAAGCTTGATGGCTACGTGGTATGTTCAGACTCTCCCAGCAGCACAGCCTGTCGTGCTCCAGGCTCCGTTGAAGGCATTGCTCTAATTGAGAACATCATCGAGCACATTGCCTTCGAAACTGGTGTGGACCCAGCGGATGTTCGCTATGCCAACATGTTGCCTGCTCATAAAATGGGTGAAATGATGCCCAGATTCCTCACAAGCACACACTATAAGCAGCGCCGTGCTGAAATCATGAATCACAACATAGAGCATCGCTGGCATAAACGCGGCTTAGGCTTATGCATAATGGAGTATCAAATCGGTTACTTTGGGCAGTATCCAGCTACCGTGGCGATTTATCATGGTGATGGTACTGTCGTTATTGCTCATGGGGGCATTGAAATGGGCCAAG GCATGAACACCAAGATTGCACAGGTTGTTGCTCATACGCTCGAAATTCCGTTGGATCAGATACGTATCGAGGCAAGTGATACGATTAATGGTGCCAACTCTATGGTCACTGGCGGCGCCGTGGGCAGTgaaatgctttgctttgctgttcgCAAATCGTGTGAGACTCTCAACTCTCGCTTGGCGCCACTCAAGGAAGAAATAAAGCCGGAGAGCTGGCAGCAACTCATCAATGAGGCTTATAATCGGAAGATCAATTTGATAGCCAACGAACAGTGCATACAGCAAGACATGGAACCATATTCCGTTTGCGGTTTGGCTCTCACTGAAGTGGAGCTAGATGTACTCACAGGCAACTATATGGTCAAGCGGGTGGACCTTTTGGAAGATACTGGCGAGAGCTTGAATCCCAATGTGGATATTGGTCAGATCGAGGGAGCTTTTATCATGGGCTTGGGTTACTGGACTAGCGAACAAATTGTCGTTGATCCTGTTACAGGCGAATGCCTTACGAATCGCACTTGGAACTACAAGCCACCTGGTGCCAAGGATATACCCATTGATTTCCGCATCGAACTGCTGCCCAAGAGCCCCAACAAAGCGGGCTTCATGAGATCCAAAG CAACTGGAGAGCCTGCAATTTGCCTGTCTGTTTCAGTGGCGTTTGCCTTGCAGCAAGCGCTACAGGCGGCGCGTGACGACGCTGGTGTGCCCAAGTCCTGGGTAACGCTGAATGCGCCAATGACACCCGAGCTGATGGTCCTGCATGCTGGCACGAAGGCGAGTGAACTCAGATTAAGCTAA
- the LOC117134871 gene encoding LOW QUALITY PROTEIN: aldehyde oxidase 4 (The sequence of the model RefSeq protein was modified relative to this genomic sequence to represent the inferred CDS: deleted 1 base in 1 codon), with amino-acid sequence MSGGHLVASARICFGNLRPDFVHAHEVEQLLACRQLYDTATIAQVLHGLQSSLQAVEMPPEASSQYRQSLALSLYYKFLLGTAPKNLVRESYRTGGDLLVRPLSSGSQTFETIKKNFPVTQAVPKLEGLIQCSGEAMYMNDLLTTSNAVHCAFVTAKRVGASIEQIDASAALRCKGVFGFFSVTDIPGDNNFYNSTLFSVEPEEIFCGSAVKYFDQPLGVIAAVNQDTAIYAANLVKVTYASEQVQLYTSMASVLSAKHTKEAQQRLFVLTKQTQETLPKPSLAPGDVLGRGILELESQYHFTMEPQTTIVVPCEQGLQVWSATQWMDVTQASIARMLKMDVNLVQLQVRRVGGAYGAKVTRGNLAACACALVAHKLNRPARFVQTIESMMETLGKRYACRSDYEFQARANGSILMLSNNYYEDAGWSLNENVVEFLTLSALTNGYNLTNLNFKVQGTAVRTDAPSSTWCRAPGTAEAIAMTETVLEHIAFACKLDPVDVRLVNLRPGSKMVQLLPRFISSSEYRQRRDQVNVFNAQHRWRKRGLGLAQMEFPLDIGIALDYPATVAIYHADGSVVITHGGIEIGQGINTKVAQVAAFLLGVPLQLVRVEQSNTITGAKLLLFTANSMTSEVVGIAVRKACNTLNQRLEPVKRRLGPKATWQEIVEAAFLQSIGMVVTDSYKMGDQSNYNIYGLSLCELELDLLTGNHLIRRVDILEDAGESISPNVDVGQVEGAFVMGLGYYLTELLLYDRQTGRLLTNRTWNYHPPGAKDIPIDFRIELLQKNPNPVGFLRSKATGEPAFCLAVGVLFAMQHAIQAARQDAGLPREWVRLGAPTTPETVWLNAGNEVSQFVL; translated from the exons ATGTCGGGTGGG CATTTAGTTGCCTCAGCACGCATTTGCTTTGGTAATCTAAGACCTGACTTTGTGCATGCCCATGAGGTGGAGCAGTTGCTGGCCTGTCGCCAACTCTATGACACCGCAACAATAGCTCAAGTCTTGCACGGATTGCAGAGCAGTTTACAGGCGGTGGAAATGCCACCCGAGGCTTCCTCACAGTATCGTCAGAGCCTAGCCCTCTCGCTATACTACAAGTTTTTGTTGGGCACAGCACCCAAGAACTTGGTGAGAGAGAGCTATCGCACCGGTGGTGACCTATTGGTGCGTCCTCTATCTTCAGGCAGCCAAACATTTGAGACCATTAAAAAGAACTTTCCTGTAACACAAGCAGTGCCAAAGCTAGAAG GTCTCATACAATGTTCTGGCGAGGCGATGTACATGAATGATTTGCTTACCACATCCAATGCGGTGCACTGTGCTTTTGTGACTGCCAAACGCGTGGGCGCCAGCATAGAGCAAATTGATGCTAGCGCTGCACTGCGTTGCAAAGGTGTTTTTGGCTTCTTTTCGGTGACCGATATTCCCGGGGATAACAATTTCTACAACAGTACGCTTTTTTCCGTGGAACCGGAGGAGATTTTTTGCGGTAGCGCTGTCAAGTACTTCGATCAGCCCTTGGGCGTAATCGCAGCGGTTAATCAGGATACAGCTATATATGCAGCCAACTTAGTGAAGGTTACCTATGCCAGCGAGCAGGTGCAGCTCTATACCAGCATGGCTTCGGTGCTCTCGGCGAAACATACGAAAGAAGCACAGCAACGTTTGTTTGTTCTGACTAAGCAAACTCAGGAGACTTTGCCGAAACCCAGTTTGGCGCCAGGTGATGTGCTAGGACGTGGCATTCTTGAGTTAGAGTCTCAGTATCATTTCACCATGGAGCCACAGACAACGATTGTTGTGCCCTGCGAGCAAGGCTTGCAGGTGTGGAGCGCTACACAGTGGATGGATGTAACCCAAGCCAGCATAGCACGCATGCTTAAGATGGATGTGAATCTGGTTCAGCTGCAAGTGCGACGCGTGGGTGGTGCATATGGCGCCAAAGTGACGCGTGGCAATTTGGCAGCTTGCGCCTGCGCTTTGGTGGCCCACAAGCTCAATCGTCCAGCGCGCTTTGTGCAGACTATAGAGTCCATGATGGAAACCTTGGGTAAGCGCTATGCCTGTCGTTCGGACTATGAATTTCAAGCGCGTGCCAACGGATCCATACTTATGCTAAGCAATAATTACTACGAGGATGCGGGCTGGAGTCTGAATGAGAACGTGGTGGAATTTCTTACCTTGTCAGCCCTTACAAATGGCTACAACTtaactaatttgaatttcaaagtGCAGGGCACAGCTGTTCGCACAGATGCACCCAGTTCAACCTGGTGTCGTGCGCCAGGAACAGCGGAGG CCATTGCTATGACAGAGACCGTGCTGGAGCATATTGCCTTTGCCTGCAAGCTGGATCCGGTGGATGTTCGGTTGGTTAATCTACGCCCTGGCAGCAAAATGGTGCAGCTGTTACCCCGATTCATATCCTCAAGCGAGTATCGTCAGCGTCGCGATCAAGTGAATGTGTTTAATGCCCAACACCGTTGGCGCAAACGTGGCTTGGGCCTGGCACAAATGGAATTTCCGCTGGATATCGGCATTGCCTTAGATTATCCGGCTACGGTGGCCATTTATCATGCCGATGGATCAGTGGTTATAACACATGGCGGTATTGAGATCGGTCAGGGCATTAATACCAAGGTCGCTCAAGTGGCTGCCTTTTTGCTGGGTGTACCGCTTCAGCTCGTACGTGTGGAGCAGAGTAATACTATCACGGGCGCGAAACTTCTTTTGTTCACTGCCAACTCTATGACCAGCGAAGTA GTAGGTATTGCTGTGCGCAAGGCTTGCAATACCCTAAACCAGCGTCTGGAGCCTGTAAAACGTAGACTGGGTCCCAAAGCCACCTGGCAAGAGATTGTGGAGGCAGCTTTCTTACAGTCCATAGGCATGGTGGTCACAGATTCTTACAAAATGGGTGACCAAAGCAACTACAACATATATGGCTTGAGTCTTTGCGAGCTGGAGTTGGATTTGCTAACAGGCAATCATTTAATACGCCGCGTGGATATTTTGGAGGATGCAGGTGAAAGCATAAGTCCCAATGTGGATGTGGGTCAGGTAGAGGGAGCCTTTGTTATGGGCTTGGGCTACTATTTGACTGAGCTGCTTCTCTATGATCGACAGACGGGACGTCTGCTTACAAATCGCACTTGGAACTATCATCCACCAGGTGCCAAGGACATTCCCATCGATTTTcgcattgagctgctgcagaagAACCCAAACCCTGTTGGTTTTCTGCGGTCAAAGGCAACTGGAGAGCCCGCCTTTTGTCTGGCAGTTGGCGTGCTGTTTGCTATGCAACATGCCATTCAAGCTGCTCGACAAGATGCTGGCTTACCAAGGGAATGGGTGCGTCTTGGTGCGCCAACCACACCAGAGACGGTCTGGTTAAATGCAGGCAATGAAGTGTCACAGTTCGTGCTATAA